The Desulfosporosinus acidiphilus SJ4 genome has a window encoding:
- a CDS encoding ATP-binding cassette domain-containing protein → MGPVIKVDNLVQKIGRKPLLQGITFEVMAGECLGIFGTRGAGKTSLIHSLAGVDRFSSGRIEIHGHNIKKTEKFKRETGLVTQKNSLFQDMTVVENLDFIAALKKASKANVLEMIERFNLKEFLSKPVAVLDIGVLQRLSLACALLNRPKLLLVDELIKDIDLYSRNLILKEMEQFLATGGTCVSAISTLTNCDYINKVAWLEGGTITLYDLPEAQAEWERQEEYYAEQSGRCHA, encoded by the coding sequence TGGTGCAGAAAATTGGCCGTAAACCCCTTTTGCAAGGAATCACTTTTGAAGTTATGGCCGGAGAGTGTTTGGGCATTTTTGGCACTCGGGGAGCAGGGAAGACATCGTTAATTCATAGTTTAGCGGGAGTTGATCGTTTTTCCTCCGGCCGGATTGAAATCCATGGACATAATATAAAGAAGACAGAGAAATTCAAACGCGAGACAGGGCTTGTGACTCAAAAGAATAGTTTATTTCAGGATATGACGGTCGTCGAAAATCTAGATTTTATTGCTGCTCTAAAAAAGGCATCAAAAGCCAATGTACTTGAAATGATTGAACGATTTAATCTCAAGGAATTTCTCTCTAAACCGGTGGCAGTTTTAGATATAGGTGTTCTGCAGAGGCTTTCTTTGGCCTGCGCACTGCTTAACCGGCCGAAATTACTGCTTGTGGATGAACTTATAAAAGATATCGATTTATATTCCCGCAATCTTATCTTGAAAGAGATGGAACAATTTTTAGCAACAGGCGGGACTTGTGTGAGTGCAATTAGTACTTTGACAAATTGTGATTATATAAACAAAGTCGCCTGGTTAGAGGGCGGAACTATAACCCTCTATGATTTGCCAGAAGCCCAAGCGGAATGGGAGAGGCAGGAAGAATATTACGCAGAACAGAGTGGTCGCTGCCATGCTTAA